A window of the Hordeum vulgare subsp. vulgare chromosome 5H, MorexV3_pseudomolecules_assembly, whole genome shotgun sequence genome harbors these coding sequences:
- the LOC123399963 gene encoding UDP-glucosyltransferase UGT13248-like, with translation MASHGEDAQEVVTGTDGGHVLLLPYPSQGHVHPMLQFAKRLAHHGVRPTLAVSRYILATCKPDAAAVGAVRLAAVSDGCDAGGFGQCNDVTAYLGFLEAAGSETLAELLRAEAAEGRPVRAVVYDAFLPWARGVAQRHGAAAVAFFTQPCAVNVVYGHVWCERVGVPVEAGSTVVGLPGLPALEPEGLPWFLKVGPGPYPGYFEMVMSQFKGLELADDVLVNSFYELEPEEAAYMASAWRAKTIGPTVPASYVGDDRMPSDTKYGFHLFELTAAPCVSWLSAHPASSVVFASFGSLSNLDPAEMREVAHGLLDAGRPFLWAVRESESHKLPAGYGDAVAASGGMVVSWCPQLEVLAHPAVGCFLTHCGWNSTSEALVAGVPMVALPQWTDQPMNAKYVEAVWRAGVRVRPAAQDGLARRGEVSGGIEAVMAGERSGEFRRNAAAWAEKARAASRAGGSSDRNIAEFVAKYGGSNSK, from the exons ATGGCTTCTCACGGCGAGGACGCGCAGGAAGTCGTCACCGGCACCGACGGGGGCCACGTGCTGCTGCTGCCGTACCCAAGCCAGGGCCACGTCCACCCGATGCTGCAGTTCGCCAAGCGCCTCGCGCACCACGGCGTGCGCCCCACGCTCGCCGTCTCCCGCTACATCCTCGCCACCTGCAAGCCCGACGCCGCCGCGGTCGGCGCCGTCCGCCTGGCCGCCGTCTCCGACGGCTGCGACGCGGGCGGGTTCGGCCAGTGCAACGACGTCACGGCCTACCTGGGGTTCCTGGAGGCCGCCGGGTCGGAGACGCTGGCGGAGCTGCTTCGCGCCGAGGCCGCGGAGGGGCGCCCCGTCCGGGCGGTGGTCTACGACGCGTTCCTGCCGTGGGCGCGCGGCGTGGCGCAGCGGCAcggcgccgccgccgtcgccttcTTCACCCAGCCGTGCGCCGTCAACGTGGTGTACGGCCACGTGTGGTGCGAGCGGGTCGGCGTGCCCGTGGAGGCTGGATCCACCGTCGTCGGCCTACCCGGGCTGCCGGCCCTCGAGCCGGAGGGCTTGCCGTGGTTCCTCAAGGTCGGGCCCGGTCCCTACCCGGGCTACTTCGAGATGGTGATGAGCCAGTTCAAGGGGCTGGAGCTGGCCGACGACGTGCTCGTCAACTCTTTCTACGAGCTCGAGCCCGAG GAGGCGGCGTACATGGCGTCGGCGTGGCGCGCCAAGACGATCGGGCCGACGGTGCCGGCGTCCTACGTCGGCGACGACCGCATGCCGTCGGACACCAAGTACGGCTTCCACCTCTTCGAGCTCACGGCCGCGCCGTGCGTGTCCTGGCTGTCAGCCCACCCGGCGAGCTCCGTGGTGTTCGCCTCCTTCGGGAGCCTCTCCAACCTGGACCCGGCGGAGATGCGCGAGGTGGCGCACGGCCTCCTGGACGCCGGCCGCCCGTTCCTCTGGGCCGTGCGCGAGTCGGAGTCGCACAAGCTGCCCGCCGGCTACGGCGACGCCGTCGCGGCGAGCGGCGGGATGGTGGTGTCGTGGTGCCCGCAGCTGGAGGTGCTGGCGCACCCGGCCGTGGGGTGCTTCCTGACGCACTGCGGCTGGAACTCGACGTCGGAGGCGCTGGTGGCCGGCGTGCCCATGGTGGCGCTGCCGCAGTGGACGGACCAGCCGATGAACGCCAAGTACGTGGAGGCCGTGTGGCGGGCGGGTGTGCGCGTGCGCCCCGCGGCCCAGGACGGGCTCGCGCGGAGGGGGGAGGTGTCCGGCGGGATCGAGGCGGTGATGGCCGGCGAGCGGAGCGGCGAGTTCAGGAGGAACGCCGCCGCGTGGGCGGAGAAGGCACGGGCGGCCAGCAGGGCGGGCGGCAGCTCCGACCGGAACATCGCCGAGTTCGTCGCCAAGTACGGCGGCTCCAACTCCAAGTGA
- the LOC123399964 gene encoding UDP-glucosyltransferase UGT13248-like: MAAHDSDHGGCLHVLLLPYPSQGHINPILQFGKRLASHAGVRCTLAVTRYLLGQGRDPCPGAVHLAEISDGFDRGGFGEAAGDVAAYLARLESVGSRTVDELLRSEAEKGRPVGAVVYDAFLQPWAPRVARRHGASCASLFTQAPAVNVAYAHVGAGRLAVPVVAGTALPDLPGLPAGLGPYDVPSFLAKPDECAAYLDLLVRQFVVLDAADHVLVNSFHELQPLESEYMASMWGAKTVGPTVPSAYLDNRLPDDASYGFHLHTPTTAATKAWLDARPARSVAYVSFGSIAALGPEQMAEVAEGLFNSGKPFLWVVRDSETSKIPDGFAEKVGGNGLIVPWTAQLEVLAHGAVGCFVTHCGWNSTTEALSAGVPMVASPHWSDQPTNAKYIEDVWRVGVRARPGAGGVVRREEVERCVREVMGSEGYRARAAEWSVKTKAAMSDGGSSDRNILDFLRELRSAKSELLGQAEDL, from the exons ATGGCAGCTCATGACTCGGACCACGGCGGCTGCCTCCACGTCCTCCTGCTCCCGTACCCGAGCCAGGGCCACATCAACCCCATCCTCCAGTTCGGCAAGCGCCTCGCCTCCCACGCCGGCGTCCGCTGCACGCTCGCCGTCACGCGCTACCTGCTCGGCCAGGGACGGGACCCGTGTCCcggcgccgtccacctcgccgagaTCTCCGACGGCTTCGACCGCGGCGGCTTCGGCGAGGCCGCCGGCGACGTCGCCGCGTACCTCGCCCGGCTGGAGTCCGTCGGGTCACGCACCGTGGACGAGCTGCTGCGGTCCGAGGCGGAGAAGGGCCGGCCCGTGGGCGCCGTGGTGTACGACGCATTCCTGCAGCCGTGGGCGCCGCGCGTGGCCCGGCGGCACGGCGCCTCCTGCGCGTCCCTCTTCACGCAGGCGCCCGCGGTGAACGTGGCCTACGCGCACGTTGGGGCTGGGCGGCTGGCCGTGCCGGTCGTCGCGGGCACGGCGCTGCCGGACCTGCCCGGGCTGCCGGCCGGGCTTGGACCGTACGACGTGCCGTCGTTCTTGGCCAAGCCAGACGAGTGCGCTGCGTACCTGGACCTGCTGGTGAGACAGTTCGTCGTGCTCGACGCCGCCGACCACGTGCTCGTCAACTCCTTCCACGAGCTGCAGCCACTG GAATCGGAGTACATGGCGTCGATGTGGGGTGCCAAGACGGTGGGCCCGACGGTGCCGTCGGCGTACCTGGACAACCGCCTGCCGGACGACGCCTCCTACGGCTTCCACCTCCACACACCGACAACGGCCGCGACCAAGGCGTGGCTGGACGCCCGGCCGGCACGCTCAGTCGCGTACGTCTCCTTCGGCAGCATCGCGGCGCTGGGGCCGGAGCAGATGGCGGAGGTGGCGGAGGGCCTTTTCAACAGCGGCAAGCCATTCCTGTGGGTTGTCAGGGACTCGGAGACGTCCAAGATCCCGGACGGCTTCGCCGAGAAGGTGGGTGGGAACGGGCTGATCGTGCCGTGGACGGCGCAGCTGGAGGTGCTGGCGCACGGCGCCGTGGGGTGCTTCGTGACGCACTGCGGGTGGAACTCCACGACGGAGGCGCTGAGCGCCGGGGTGCCGATGGTGGCGTCGCCGCACTGGTCGGACCAGCCGACCAACGCCAAGTACATCGAGGACGTGTGGCGCGTCGGCGTGCGCGCGCGGCCGGGCGCGGGCGGGGTGGTGAGGCGGGAGGAGGTGGAGCGGTGCGTGAGGGAGGTGATGGGGAGCGAGGGGTACAGGGCAAGGGCGGCGGAGTGGAGTGTGAAGACGAAGGCGGCCATGAGCGATGGCGGGAGCTCCGACCGCAACATCTTGGATTTTCTCCGTGAACTCAGGTCGGCGAAATCCGAACTCTTGGGGCAGGCGGAAGATCTGTAG